One Mycolicibacterium sp. ND9-15 genomic window, CGAATTAGACCGACTTCTCGAAATAGTGGGGGCTGCGGCCGGTAAGACGATACCGCGCGAGATAATCGCTGCTGTTGTCGACGCGCACTCGAGAATGCTGGGGCGAAGTGGACTACCACAGCGGAGTTTCGCCTCTGCGATCCTTGCGAATTGCTACCTCCAGCCGATTGACGACGCACTAAATGCCGCGATAGGAAACTGGGATCTCGACATTGTTGGGGTTCGCCGGTGGATGGATGACATAAGCGCCGAAGGTCCGGAAGAGTCGCTATACGGTCTCCTTCTAGAACTCCAGGATCGCGCCCGACACATTGGGTTGGAACTGAACTCCGCCAAAACTCACTTAACTGACGCCAGTGAAACGGCGAAAGACTTGCGATCTGAGACGTTGAATACCATTGAAGTAGAGTTTCGCAAAATGAAACTGTCAGAATACACTGATGAAGAAGTCGACGTAGCGGTTAATGCCGACGTTCTAACGAGTCTTGAAAGAGAGATTCTCGATAATCCCGACGGCTTTGGACGTCCTGTCATTCGGTCAGTTCTTCATTCGCTGACAGAATATGGCATTTTTGACAATTCTGCCGAATGGCGAAGAATAGCTCATCGAGTCCCCCACGTCGCCGACAACCTGGGGCGATATTTACGCGGTTCGATGGATGCCGCGTGGTTCGGATCAGAGGTGACCGACTGCGTGAATTGGTTCACCGAGTACGTCGCGTCAACCTGGGGGCGACAGAATTGGGTGACTTCACAATTCGCACTGGCTTTCGACGACAACACTTCCCCTCGCGTCAGGGAAGTGCTGGCACGCTGGCTGGATTCGAGTACCGACCTCCAACAGGTGGCGATCGCAGCCGAGCGGATGAGTGCGATGGACCAGAGTTACGCGCGCTATGTGATGAGGTCCCGCGCGGACGGGACATCGGACCCGCTACTTCTGCGGGTCTTTGCACTTGGCTTGTTGCGGACCAAGGCTGATCGAGGAACCGTCGCAGCTGTTCTTGAGCGCGACAAAAGGAATGGGCTGCTTGCTCACTACCTGGAAACCCGAAATTGGGAACCACCGCCAGTGGCTGGTGACTTCGGTGGCTCGGACGATGCCCCGGGGTGAAGGCACGGGACCAAACGTGTGACTCTGGCGCTGTGTTGGGACAAGGCACCGTGTTCATCGCTCAAACCGGGTTTTCTCGCGCAGGCGTTCTCTCGCGCAGGTGCGCCTGCGAATTCGGCCATAGCGTCCACCCTTGGAACGACTGTGGCTACGCGGGCGGCGGATGCGCCGCCAACCACTCAGTCAGCGCCTGGTCGAGCGCCGCATCCTTGGAGAGGCCGTTGGTATCGGCGATCTTCTCGAACTCGTCTACCAGGCCAGCAGTGGCGTTGGCCTCTACTCGCTTTCGCTCCTTGACGAAGGGGGGCGGTTTGATTCGTAGCTGCTCTGCGGGGAAGGCGGTCAGCAATTCCAGATAGTTGGCGGGGGTGGGGATCATCACCTCACCCTTGGTGAACCACTTCAGCACCTTGTTTCGAGCCGAGTTGCGGCAAATGCCACGGTTGTGCACGTAGTCGTGGCGCATGTTCCGGAGATCACCGAAGTAGTCGATCCGGATGTCGTCTTCGGAGCATCCAAGTGCGGCCGCCAAGGCGGGGCGGTAGTACTCCTCCCACTCGGTGAAGAATTCCACGACAGCTTGGGCGGCGAACTGTTTCATCAGCGGTGGCTGGTCGGCTGGGTCCGGCTGGAGGACCTCGTCCCAACTTGTGGCGGGCCCCAGATCGACGATGGCGGCGAAGTCAGCCAGGCTGATTGTCTTAGCAGATGGCGCGTCAGTGAGCTTCGACGTTGCGAAGTCGAAATACTTGGCGGCCCGGTCTTCACCGCGAGAGATGGCCCTGGCGCGTTCGCCAATTTCTTGGTCGATCAGACTCATCGGCCCGACATGACTGGTGCCCGCGACGAGCAGCGTGATCTTCAGCGCCCGTTCCATATCGCTGATGATCTCGTCCGCGGTGTGGGGGGTCATCGCCTCGATGTTCAACTGGCCCTTCGCTTCTGCGACCACCTCAAGGAAGTGATCGATTTGCGGAATTAGGTCGCTCTTGCGATCGAAAGATCGGATGGCATCAGCTACGGGTTGAAGTATGGCGAGCAGCTCCGGCTCTTCCGGTCGGCCCGCAAGCCAGACACTTGCGAACGGCGATGTGAGAGCGCCGACGACGACAGAGAACATGTTCGGGGCGGCTGCAGCAGCAGCCCCCTCGGCGCTGGCCCGTCGCGTAAGACGCATGCTAGGGGTGTTGTTCATTCGCTCGACATCGTCGAGTACCTTGTTCCACTTCTGGATCGATGACTCACTCGCCACACTAGATACGGTATCGGGCACTGCCGACATCAAATGTTCTTCGCCCAAGCCTCTCTGCCAGCTTCGCTGAACAACGTATCCAGTGCGTCCTTCGCGTGGCGGCGCTGATCGAACCGAGCGCGGTACATCGCCTCGATCTGTCGTTCCTTCATCCAGACCGTGTCTGACTCGTTACGGACGGGCGCGGCGAAGTAGTCGTTCTTCTAGATGAGATGCGGACCGTCAACGCGCTCGCGAGCACCTCAACCAACGATAGCCCGATTCCCCTCGGTGCCCAGCCGGAGCACGTTCAGGCCGAATACAGGCGGAGTAATAGCGGTGATTGCGGCGCCGCCCAAGGAAGGGTCGTGTACCTCGTCTAGCTCACCCAAATCGACTCTCTCGGTTGCTGACTTCTGAACCTCACGAACGCCGTAGACGATCACGCCGGCGCCGCTGTTAGCCATCGCCGCTACGTCTTTCGGGAAATCGGTCTGGGATAGTCCCTTCGCCGGAGGTAACTCAGACTTCCAGTCCGGGCCATCGGTTTCCATCACACCGGCCGCGACGGCGTCGTTGAATAGTTCGTCAGCCAATGGTCCGGGCGCAACTCCGAGAGCACGGTGGAGTTCTGTGAAGCTCATGTCTCCTCGAAGCCCGACTGATCAAACTTCAGCGTCTGAGCGTTCTCGGAGACGGTGCGGATCTTGCTTTCGTTGAAGCCGGCCGCGTCAATTGCTTCGATTTCGATCTTCACCACCAGCTTCGTTCCGCTGTCACGGAGGTGGGCAATGATCTCCTCTGCGACGTTCTTGAAGTCGAGTGCGATCTTGTCGGCGCTGAGCGTCTTGACTCCGTAGAAGCGGGTCTTCGGCGGAGGGAACGCGATGTCAACCGATGGCTTCGGCGGCGTATCCGGGCCAACGACCGGCGTGCCCATGCCGCCGAGGCCCTCCGCGGGTGGGGGAGGTACTTCGGTTTCGCGTTGCTTGACGGCGACATCGGGTCGTACCAGTAGCAGGGAGTCGGTCGCCGCGGGCGCGGCGCCCTTATCGTCGGGCGTCCAGAGCCCGATGTAGCGACCAGCCGCCTCATCGAAGCCTGTCCCCAGCGCGAAGGCGTCAGTCTGCCAGATCATCGGCATGTCGACGATGCCCTCGTCGAGCACCCGCCGGTCGCGCAGCCGCGGCATGTACGGGTACCGGCTGTACAGTTGCCACAGCGCTCCGAGGGCGACGTGGCCGTCCTTCCAAATCTGGGGCACCTTGCCGATCGCGAGTCGGATGGTCGCCGCCGCCTGCCGGATCGACAGGTCGCCGTCGCTGCCGAGCCGACGTGAAACCCGGTCGGCCAGGGAAGGGGACTGCCCCTCGACTTTGGTCTCGCGGATGATGAAGGGTGCGCTCGGATCGGGTTGGGCGGGTACCAACGCCCATGTGAATGTCTGCAGCAGACGAGAATTCACAGTCCCGTCGGCCTGCGTCTGACGTTGTGTCGCCTGGTTCTTCTGGTTTTGCGTCAGGTCGAGATCGGCCTCGTTGGCCAGGACATGAGTCCAGCCGAGGTAGTCGCGCACCGCGAAGTCGAGCTCGCCTAAGCGGGTCTCGTCGGCGGCCAGGTAGACCAGCATGTTGCGGTTGGCCCGGTTCGCGGTTCCGCGGTACTCGGTGGCCTGTTGGGCGAATTCTTTTGCAGGAGAATCGGATCCCCGCTTGTGAGCCACCTTCGGGTGCAGGATAACTAGTCGTGCTTCGTCCGTATCGGGGATGTCGGCGTTGGATTCCGGGCACACGTGCACGCCGGCGAAATCGCCGCTGGTCTTGGCTTGACCCTGTAAACGCCGCACGATCTCTGCCCACACATCCTCTTTGTGTAGACGCTCGGCCTGGTCCTTGGCAGTACGGGTGATGTTGGCCTGCAGGTCGTACCAGTACTTGCCCGAGCCAGAGTAGAAGTAGGTCGCGCGGTCGCCGAGTTGGGTGAGCGCCGAGTGGAAGTTCCCCGGCACATCGCCCGGCACGGCGGTGCCCAGGAACACCCGCTGCGTTTCCAAGCCCTTGTGCGCCGAACCGATGGTCGGCGCCGCTCCGAAAAACACGGTGCGCGCAAGACGTTTCGTCAGTGAGCGTTGCCCATATAGCGGCTTCGCCGTATCGATGCGCGCGGGTTCGGAGTTGGGGCCGTCGACGTCGGCGTCGATGATCGCCTTCCAGGAGTCCTGCAGATACTGCGTGAGTTCGGAATTCACGCTCGCGGTGGCCAGCGGGATGGAGCCGGGCATGATCAGTGGTGAAGCGTCTTCGCCCGCCCACAGGGCATGGATCACCGTGCTCATCAGCCGCAGCACGCCGCGGGTGCGCTGGAACCGCTCCAGCGACGACCACTCTTCGTAGAGCCGGTCGAACAGCTCGGGGTGGATTGGATAGGTCCGCTTGATCCGCTCTTCGTATGCCGTGTCGCGGGATTCGCGGGGGAAGTCGTCGCCGTACTTGCGATACATCTCCACGTATCCTCGGGCGGTGGCGCCGATCGACGCTAGCGCGGCGGCGTCGGGTTGCTTGAAGAGTCGCTGCTTGACGATCTGGTAGGCCTCGGCCGAGGACGCGGGCCGCCATTGGTCGGCGACGCGACGCACGACGTTCTGCAGCCGCTTGAGCGCCTCCAAGCCGTGCGCGCCACCGACCTCCTCGGCATTGCCGGCGACGATCTTGTCGGGATCGTCGCCGCTCTCCGAGGCCGGAATCGAGATCACCAGCAGCACGCCCGAAGTGCCCTTGGCGGCCTCCGTCAGCGACTGCGCGAAAGTGAACTGGTCGTCGAACGTGCCGCCGGCCAGGTCGTCACGGCCCACCAGTGACCGGGCGTAGGCCACCCACTCGTCGATCAAGATGACCGCCGGGGAGTATGTGGCTAGCAGTTCGTGTAGCGCCTTGCCGGGATGCGTGCGGTCGGCATCGGCCTTGGCCACCAACGCATATGCCTTCGGTCCGCCAAGCTGCCAAGCGAGCTCGCCCCACATGGTATTGACGTGCGTGCCGTCGTCGTGCACGACACCGGACGGGCTGAAGTGATTGCCCACAATGGCGACCCGGCTGACCGTTGCGCCGGTGTAGCCGTTCGCCGTCAGCAGATCCTGGGTGTCCTGTGGGAACTGGCCGACGGGAAGACCGGAGGCGACGTGCCACAGCGCGAGCATCGAGTGGGTCTTGCCGCCACCAAAGTTGGTCTGCAAGTTGATCACCGGCGGCGCGTTGTCGTCGCCGGTGAGCCGGCGCACGGCGCGGCCGATCAGGTCAACGAGGCCCTCAGTCAGATACGTGCGTTTGAAGAACTCGACGGGGTCGGCGTAGTCGGCGTCCTGCTCGCCGCCGAAGGCGACCTTGTATAGGTCGGCGGCGAACTCCGATGCGGCGAAGTTGCCGGTCGCGACGTCGTCGTGCGGTGGCAGGACCTCACGCCAGGGCTTAAGGCCGGAGGACTCAGGATTGTCGACGGCGGCCTTGAGGACCTTCTTGTCGTCCTTGTCGGCTGTGACCCGCCTTAGGTTCAGCCGGATGCTGCGGACTTCGTCGGCCACACTCGCTGCGCCGACGAGCTTCAGCAGCCGCTCCCCGGTGTCCAGGGCACGGTAGGCGTCGTCGTCGGAGAAAGTGCTGCCGTGGTGGGCCCAGGTGTTGCGCACCTCCCGCAGCTCGATCGCATACGACTTACCCGCTTTACCCAGCGCCTCATCGAACGGATACCAGCCCTTGCGGTAACCGCCGGTGATGTTGGCCTCGGTGAGCATGCGGAACTGAACCTGCGGGTCCAGCGGCTCGTAGGTCTTGGTCGAGGGGACACCGTTCTTGAGGTCCTTGCCCTGGACGAGTTTCGTCCAATCCGCGCCCAGCGATGGATTCCCTTGGCCGACAATCGATGCGATGAAGTCATCGATGGCGGGTGCCATCGCGACGAACATTCTGTCTATACGTTCTCGGTTGCTGAGTGCCATGTCAGTCGGCGTCTTCCTCGAAATCGAATGAGGTCTGAGAGGTTGTTCTTGGCTTTTCAGAACGCGCGGCGTCGAATATCTCGGGCCAGCTGGTCACCAGGTTGTTGAAACTCAACGCGTCCTTGGTCCACCCGTTGCCCTCCGCGATACGGAAAAGCAGATGCGCAAGCTCCTTGACGAGGTCGGCCTCGATTGCACGGTCCTCACGGCTCAGAGCCGACCGCAGGAAGTCGCCGGCGGCCGCGATGCCATCCTGCTCAAGAATTCGGATCAGGTGATGCAGGCCTTCCCAGCTGCTGGTGTGCCGGTCGGCGACGACGTCGTACCCTGCGCCAAGGTCTGCCGGCTTGATCAACGCAACGTTCCCGGCACGGGACGTTAGAATCCCGTCTCGTTCCATGGTGTCGACACTCGTGTTCCTGGCGCGCGCAAGGTTATCGGCATCGCCGAATTTGCCTGTGCTGTAACCGTGTTGGCGGTACCATGCGATCGCGAAGCGAGATGTCGAGTCGAAGTCGCCCTCCTGCTCGTTAAGTACCTGGTCGAGGATTTCGTTGATACGCGCGAGTGCGGAGCGGACGGTCATCTTCGAACCATCGGGTTCGAGGACCCCGTCGTATCGACTGAACACAGCCATACCTGGGCCGATTGCAGCCTGGGGTAGGTCCACCGGAGCGATCATGCCCTGCTCCAGCTTGCGCAGCGCGGCAGGCAGTTCCGATTCGAGTGAAGCAATGAAGCCCCGGCGGTCAGTGGTCGCCGAACCTTCTGGGCGTGGACGGAGGGATAAGACGATGGAGGAGGCGAGAGCATTGGTCCCGACGCTGATCATTCGCCCACCTCGTTCGCTGCGGCTGGGCCACGTGGACGTAATCTCCCAGCCAGATCGGATCATGCCCTCAAGCAGGGTTTCCCAGCCTGTTGATGCTGCGCCGGAGTCGTCTGATTCGCTCTGCTTGAACGCGTACCAGACCGTGATCGGGAAGTCGTCCGGCGTGAATTCGCGCGCACGCGCGAATACTGAGCGGAAGCCGTCTTCAAAGAACTGCCGAGCACCGTTCTTGCCGTTGTGGCGGTACGGGTTTGCGACGAGTTCTTCGGCCTTCGGAACCAGCATCGTTGACAGAAGTTTTGGGTGGACTGGGCGGAGACTTCGACGCAACCAAACGTAAAAGAAGTCGGACAGATCCGAGTAGCCGATGTTGTCGTAGTAGGGCGGGTCAGTGCTTACGACGAAACCACTGTATGGGCGTGAGCTCGCGTCGGCTTGCCCCACTACGGCGCCGTTGTGCGGGACAAGCGCGTCCAACACACGGCCGATCCCGCGCAGCATGAAGGCGAAGTTTCCCGAGGCATCTGAGAATGGGTTGGCTTCCGCGAAATCCCATGTCATTGGAATTGCTTGTCGTGCGAACGTATTTCGGATGCCCTCATTCTTGGGGTCGGGCATCCAGGTGGAAACAGTCGACCCATAGTCAGCGAGACGACTTACCGCGAAACCCAGATACGTCGCGACGGCGTCTGCGTAGTCGGATGATCCGCCGTCGGTGAGCACGCGATCGCGGGCCTCGGCGACCAGGTCGCTGAATGTCGTGAGCGCGACGAGCTGACGGTTGGTGAAAAGGTCTGAGAACTTCGTCAGGCCATAAGCAGGCGGCGAGAACCACCGAGGGTTATCGGCGATTTCGCCTGACACGATGTCATCGGGGGCTTCGACGTCGGCCGCCTCAACGTGGGCGACTTCAGGCTCAAGGTATACGCGTTGTCTGTTTCCTTCGGCGACAATTGCCAGCAACGCATTGCCCATGCGCTGGGCTTTGCCCTCCGATCGGATGTAGTCGACAGATGCGAGGCTGTTGCAAGCAGGACACAGCCCGCCCTGTCGGCCGGACATGGTGCCGTCGGTTGCGGGGCCGCGCTTGTCGTGTCCGATATCGAACCGGAGCCGCTGACCAGATGGGTGTGATGAATCGGCTACGACCCGCGGGACGGCGTACGCCTCTTTGCCCTTCTTCTTGCCGAGCCACCAGCTGCGCACCAGCGGCATTTCGATCCCGCAGGCTGGGTTGGGACAAGTCACCGTGCGTGCCCAAATCCATGCAATGACAGTCGCCTTTGATCCGTCGGGCAGTGTGGCCTTCGGGTACAAGTGGCCGATGCGTTTCTCAGCCTCGTCACGCATCCAGGCCCCGTAGGTGCGAACATCAGCTGCGAGCCCCTCGGCGCCCTTCCAGTCGCGGATCTCCGATTCCGCAAGTCCCGGGAACACCGGTGACTGGTCTCGGAACTTCGGTGGAATCTCGATCAGTGCCTTGTTAATCAACACCGCAACCGGATTCAGGTCCGAGGCGTGGGCCTCAAGCCCGAGCCGTTGCGCTTCGAGCGGGATGGTGCCGCCACCGGCGAACGGGTCGAGGATCGGCGGAGGGTTGCCGTTGGTCGACTTGAGAATCTCGGCATGCGCCTGGGCGAGGAGCTTCTCGTCACGGATGTTCTCCCACACCACAAGTCGCTCGATCAGCGTGTGCAGCCGGTCTCGTTCCTTGCGCTGCAGCTCCTCGGTGGGGAACTCGTCCGGACGCGACGAGGGGTCATCGACGAGCTGGGCGAAGAGGACGGCCCGCGCGGCGGCGAGCGGCCGTCGCGCCCACCACAGGTGGAGGGTCGATGGGTGGCCGTGCCGAATCGACTTCTCTCGTGCGGATTCCCGGTTGATCGCCTCCAAAGGAAGCGCAACTTCGATCAGTTTGCGTTTGCGGATCGGCTCGACTGCCACGTCGCCATCGGTCATCAGAACGGATTCACTCCCTTTGCCCACATCTTCGCCCAGTCACCACGTATACCGGTGGAATCGAAATCGCCCAGATCGGTTGTCGCGAACGGATTATCGAGATACCGCACCTCGTCGTGTTGCGGCCCGCGCGGGTCGACCGTCACTAGAGCGAGTCGGTATCGCGGCACCGTGTTCTTACCGACCATCACTTCGTTGTGGGTAACGAAGAAGTCCTTGGCCCCGTCGATGCGCGCCTTGACTTCGATGCGGTAGGTGTCGCCGTTGGGCGCGTGAGACAGGATGTCAAACCCCTTGTTAGTGAAGGCCTGTTCCACCGGTGTGCGACCAAGTTCGCGCTCGCGTGCGAGCACCAGGTCCACGCCGCGGCGTTCGACGTCCTTGGTTTCCTTCGCGTGGATCGGCGCCGTCGGCGGCAGGTCGGCTTCGAGCATTCCGATCGGCAGGACGAGCGCTGCGGTGAGGATGCGCGGCGGCTTGGTCGACATCAGCGCCTGCTGGTCGAGTGTCTCCAACCGTCTGCGCAGCCGGGCGTCGAGGTCGACGGCCTTGCGGTTGAGGCTTTCCGCGGACTCCTTGGGCTTGTCGCCGGCCTGCTCCTTCTCGGCGGCGACCGCAGCGTCCAACAGCAGTCGATCGCGTTCGTGCTCAAGGCGTTTGGTCACCAGCTCGCGGGTCTTGGCCAGTTCGGCGGCGCGTCGCGGCTGTACCTCGGCAAGGTATTCCGGCAGTTGGTTGGCGATGATCCAACTGATCGCCCGGTCCTCTGCCTCGGCCAGCCACGGCAACTGGCGGGCCGCTGCGACCGCAGGCACATCGGGGGCCGCCACACAGTCAAGGTAGGGTGCAGGCCCCGCGGAGGTCACGGTGCCGAAGCTGTCGACGTAGGCATATCCGAATCGGCGCGACACCGTGGCGCCGGTCGCGTCGGCAACCTCCTCCACCACGCCGACCAAAAGGTGTGGTTCCTCCAGCGTGGAAGACACCAACACGGTGCCGCTGTTCAGGGCGCCGCCGTGGCGGCGGATGGCCTCGTCGATCACCGCATCGTGCAACGGGTGCCCCGGCGCCAACAGGTCGGCACGCACCAACTCGTCGGAGTGGACCTGGCTGAGGTCGAAGGTGACGCGGTCGTACTTGGTGGCGATCGGCCCGACGTTGCCCGCCCGGATCGGCGCCGGGACGTTGGCGATTTCGTAGCGGCCCTGCTCGCGTTTGGCGATCCGCCCGCCCAGCCGGGTGAACGCCGCCTTGAACGCCAACTCGATGTAGTGCGGCTGCAGGCGCCGGGCTCGCGCCTCGTCCATCGCCGCGCGTAGCTTCGCCAGGTCGGCCTCGGCGAGATGCTCTGCGGCGAGGGAGCGTTCCTCGAGCAGCTGCGTCAAACCTTCGGACACCTGGCCGTCGATGATCTCGTGCATCTTGGCTTTCACTTCGGGCTGATCACCGTAGCGGATGGCCTCCAGCAGCAGGTCCCGCAGTGAGGTTTCGGTGAACGCTTCGCCGAGCACGTCGAACACCTTGCCGCCGTATGCTTTTCGCTGTTCTTCGACCTTGATCAGCAGCCGGACGAACACGTCGCCTTCGCGGGTGTTGCTGGCCACCAGGTTCCACAACCGGCAGACCTCTTCTTGGCCGATGCGGTGGATGCGTCCGAACCGTTGCTCGATCCGGTTAGGGTTCCACGGCAGGTCGTAGTTGACCATCAGGTGAGCGGCCTGCAGGTTCAGACCCTCGCCGGCGGCATCGGTGGCCAGCAGGATCTGACAGCCGCGGTTCTTGGTGAATTCCTCGGTGATCACGCGACGTTCGAGCCGGCGCACTCCGCCGTGGATAGCCTGCACCGCATCCGGCTTGCCCAGCAGCGAGCGGATCCGAGCGGTCAGGTAGTCCAGGGTGTCGCGGTGCTCGGTGAA contains:
- a CDS encoding helicase-related protein; its protein translation is MLLEELKPGLRIDGLIPAAVVTVVAAQWHGTDALELTYKTAAGALGQQVLFRTDEAKLGVAQSGSRAFDAPAADFKLVAEAQRIQLAGLFDPMLAVATSDVRPLPHQIRAVYGELLPRTPLRFLLADDPGAGKTIMAGLYIKELILRDDVKQCLIVAPGGLVEQWQDELFFKFGLRFDLLTNQLIDANVNLNVFETNPLLIARMDQLSRNEELQAQLKDTEWDLVIVDEAHRMGAHYFGAKLEKTKRFLLGELLGSIARHLLLMTATPHSGKGEDFQLFLTLLDRDRFEGKHKKTADTSGIMRRMVKEELLTFEGKKLFPERIAETVPYELTALEYDLYEQVTAYVREGMNRADKIGGKRKNTVGFALTVLQRRLASSPEAIYRSLVRRTERLERKKQEILNGTYVEKEPSIDVGALDADEYNAEEIEDIEEELLDAATAAQTVEELDAELLELAELTKVAKQVRDAGTDRKWTELSTILQDNALTTNKDGVPRKFIIFTEHRDTLDYLTARIRSLLGKPDAVQAIHGGVRRLERRVITEEFTKNRGCQILLATDAAGEGLNLQAAHLMVNYDLPWNPNRIEQRFGRIHRIGQEEVCRLWNLVASNTREGDVFVRLLIKVEEQRKAYGGKVFDVLGEAFTETSLRDLLLEAIRYGDQPEVKAKMHEIIDGQVSEGLTQLLEERSLAAEHLAEADLAKLRAAMDEARARRLQPHYIELAFKAAFTRLGGRIAKREQGRYEIANVPAPIRAGNVGPIATKYDRVTFDLSQVHSDELVRADLLAPGHPLHDAVIDEAIRRHGGALNSGTVLVSSTLEEPHLLVGVVEEVADATGATVSRRFGYAYVDSFGTVTSAGPAPYLDCVAAPDVPAVAAARQLPWLAEAEDRAISWIIANQLPEYLAEVQPRRAAELAKTRELVTKRLEHERDRLLLDAAVAAEKEQAGDKPKESAESLNRKAVDLDARLRRRLETLDQQALMSTKPPRILTAALVLPIGMLEADLPPTAPIHAKETKDVERRGVDLVLARERELGRTPVEQAFTNKGFDILSHAPNGDTYRIEVKARIDGAKDFFVTHNEVMVGKNTVPRYRLALVTVDPRGPQHDEVRYLDNPFATTDLGDFDSTGIRGDWAKMWAKGVNPF
- a CDS encoding RNA-directed DNA polymerase; its protein translation is MATFGLELESARQLSAMELYGDWYRDPWGWPEVLTVEFVAKLDAEGHLGIDKRSVSTSLDPFFHRMEVPKSYLGVRPAVVQDPMSRLAYNAAVLKGVGTLHSDLPTWVYGWRLRDDKISKNKREWAAYVESLPTVDDDGHGLVTDITSFFASIELDRLLEIVGAAAGKTIPREIIAAVVDAHSRMLGRSGLPQRSFASAILANCYLQPIDDALNAAIGNWDLDIVGVRRWMDDISAEGPEESLYGLLLELQDRARHIGLELNSAKTHLTDASETAKDLRSETLNTIEVEFRKMKLSEYTDEEVDVAVNADVLTSLEREILDNPDGFGRPVIRSVLHSLTEYGIFDNSAEWRRIAHRVPHVADNLGRYLRGSMDAAWFGSEVTDCVNWFTEYVASTWGRQNWVTSQFALAFDDNTSPRVREVLARWLDSSTDLQQVAIAAERMSAMDQSYARYVMRSRADGTSDPLLLRVFALGLLRTKADRGTVAAVLERDKRNGLLAHYLETRNWEPPPVAGDFGGSDDAPG
- a CDS encoding DUF499 domain-containing protein — translated: MALSNRERIDRMFVAMAPAIDDFIASIVGQGNPSLGADWTKLVQGKDLKNGVPSTKTYEPLDPQVQFRMLTEANITGGYRKGWYPFDEALGKAGKSYAIELREVRNTWAHHGSTFSDDDAYRALDTGERLLKLVGAASVADEVRSIRLNLRRVTADKDDKKVLKAAVDNPESSGLKPWREVLPPHDDVATGNFAASEFAADLYKVAFGGEQDADYADPVEFFKRTYLTEGLVDLIGRAVRRLTGDDNAPPVINLQTNFGGGKTHSMLALWHVASGLPVGQFPQDTQDLLTANGYTGATVSRVAIVGNHFSPSGVVHDDGTHVNTMWGELAWQLGGPKAYALVAKADADRTHPGKALHELLATYSPAVILIDEWVAYARSLVGRDDLAGGTFDDQFTFAQSLTEAAKGTSGVLLVISIPASESGDDPDKIVAGNAEEVGGAHGLEALKRLQNVVRRVADQWRPASSAEAYQIVKQRLFKQPDAAALASIGATARGYVEMYRKYGDDFPRESRDTAYEERIKRTYPIHPELFDRLYEEWSSLERFQRTRGVLRLMSTVIHALWAGEDASPLIMPGSIPLATASVNSELTQYLQDSWKAIIDADVDGPNSEPARIDTAKPLYGQRSLTKRLARTVFFGAAPTIGSAHKGLETQRVFLGTAVPGDVPGNFHSALTQLGDRATYFYSGSGKYWYDLQANITRTAKDQAERLHKEDVWAEIVRRLQGQAKTSGDFAGVHVCPESNADIPDTDEARLVILHPKVAHKRGSDSPAKEFAQQATEYRGTANRANRNMLVYLAADETRLGELDFAVRDYLGWTHVLANEADLDLTQNQKNQATQRQTQADGTVNSRLLQTFTWALVPAQPDPSAPFIIRETKVEGQSPSLADRVSRRLGSDGDLSIRQAAATIRLAIGKVPQIWKDGHVALGALWQLYSRYPYMPRLRDRRVLDEGIVDMPMIWQTDAFALGTGFDEAAGRYIGLWTPDDKGAAPAATDSLLLVRPDVAVKQRETEVPPPPAEGLGGMGTPVVGPDTPPKPSVDIAFPPPKTRFYGVKTLSADKIALDFKNVAEEIIAHLRDSGTKLVVKIEIEAIDAAGFNESKIRTVSENAQTLKFDQSGFEET
- a CDS encoding DUF1156 domain-containing protein, whose translation is MTDGDVAVEPIRKRKLIEVALPLEAINRESAREKSIRHGHPSTLHLWWARRPLAAARAVLFAQLVDDPSSRPDEFPTEELQRKERDRLHTLIERLVVWENIRDEKLLAQAHAEILKSTNGNPPPILDPFAGGGTIPLEAQRLGLEAHASDLNPVAVLINKALIEIPPKFRDQSPVFPGLAESEIRDWKGAEGLAADVRTYGAWMRDEAEKRIGHLYPKATLPDGSKATVIAWIWARTVTCPNPACGIEMPLVRSWWLGKKKGKEAYAVPRVVADSSHPSGQRLRFDIGHDKRGPATDGTMSGRQGGLCPACNSLASVDYIRSEGKAQRMGNALLAIVAEGNRQRVYLEPEVAHVEAADVEAPDDIVSGEIADNPRWFSPPAYGLTKFSDLFTNRQLVALTTFSDLVAEARDRVLTDGGSSDYADAVATYLGFAVSRLADYGSTVSTWMPDPKNEGIRNTFARQAIPMTWDFAEANPFSDASGNFAFMLRGIGRVLDALVPHNGAVVGQADASSRPYSGFVVSTDPPYYDNIGYSDLSDFFYVWLRRSLRPVHPKLLSTMLVPKAEELVANPYRHNGKNGARQFFEDGFRSVFARAREFTPDDFPITVWYAFKQSESDDSGAASTGWETLLEGMIRSGWEITSTWPSRSERGGRMISVGTNALASSIVLSLRPRPEGSATTDRRGFIASLESELPAALRKLEQGMIAPVDLPQAAIGPGMAVFSRYDGVLEPDGSKMTVRSALARINEILDQVLNEQEGDFDSTSRFAIAWYRQHGYSTGKFGDADNLARARNTSVDTMERDGILTSRAGNVALIKPADLGAGYDVVADRHTSSWEGLHHLIRILEQDGIAAAGDFLRSALSREDRAIEADLVKELAHLLFRIAEGNGWTKDALSFNNLVTSWPEIFDAARSEKPRTTSQTSFDFEEDAD